A single region of the Phaenicophaeus curvirostris isolate KB17595 chromosome 4, BPBGC_Pcur_1.0, whole genome shotgun sequence genome encodes:
- the NKX6-1 gene encoding homeobox protein Nkx-6.1, whose amino-acid sequence MLALGQMDGAPRPGAFLLGSPPLAALRTMAEMKAPPYPAYPPPAGPSSSSSASASPASASPSPPLGSPGPKPPAPGLPAPPQLSAATPHGINDILGRPSVPLPAGALASASPSASSAAPAGLLAGLPRFGTLSPPPPPPPPPPPPPPPALYFSPGAAAAAAAAAAVAAGRYPKPLAELPGRTPIFWPGVMQSPPWRDARLACAPHQGSILLDKDGKRKHTRPTFSGQQIFALEKTFEQTKYLAGPERARLAYSLGMTESQVKVWFQNRRTKWRKKHAAEMATAKKKQDSETERLKGASENEEEDDDYNKPLDPNSDDEKITQLLKKHKPGGGGLLLHPPEGEASA is encoded by the exons ATGCTGGCGCTGGGGCAGATGGACGGCGCGCCCCGGCCCGGCGCCTTCCTGCTGGGCAGCCCGCCGCTCGCCGCCCTGCGCACCATGGCCGAGATGAAGGCGCCGCCGTACCCCGCGTACCCGCCGCCCGCCGGGCCCAGCTCCTCCTCGTCCGCCTCCGCCTCGCCCGCCTCCGCCTCGCCCTCGCCGCCGCTCGGCTCCCCCGGCCCCAAGCCGCCCGCCCCGGGGCTCCCGGCGCCGCCGCAGCTCTCGGCCGCCACCCCGCACGGCATCAACGACATCCTGGGCCGCCCCTCCGTGCCGCTGCCCGCCGGCGCCCTCGCCTCCGCCTCGCCCTCCGCCTCCTCGGCCGCCCCCGCGGGGCTGCTGGCCGGGCTGCCCCGCTTCGGCACCCTCagcccgccgccgcctccccctccgccgccgccgccgccgccgccccccgccctcTACTTcagccccggggccgccgccgccgctgccgccgccgccgccgtggCCGCCGGGCGCTACCCGAAGCCGCTGGCCGAGCTGCCCGGCAGGACCCCCATCTTCTGGCCGGGGGTGATGCAGAGCCCCCCGTGGAGGGACGCGCGCCTCGCCTGCGCCCCCC ATCAAGGCTCAATTTTGCTGGATAAGGACGGAAAGAGAAAACATACCAGACCCACTTTTTCTGGCCAGCAGATATTCGCCCTGGAAAAGACTTTCGAGCAGACGAAATACCTGGCGGGCCCGGAGCGAGCCCGGCTGGCCTATTCGCTGGGGATGACCGAGAGCCAGGTCAAG GTCTGGTTCCAGAACCGACGGACCAAGTGGCGGAAAAAGCACGCGGCGGAGATGGCGACGGCGAAGAAGAAGCAGGACTCGGAGACTGAGCGGCTGAAGGGAGCCTCGGAGAACGAGGAGGAGGACGACGACTACAACAAACCCCTGGACCCCAACTCGGACGACGAGAAGATCACGCAGCTGCTGAAGAAACACAagccggggggcggggggctgctgctgcaccccccCGAGGGGGAGGCCTCCGCCTAG